A region from the Rosa rugosa chromosome 6, drRosRugo1.1, whole genome shotgun sequence genome encodes:
- the LOC133714298 gene encoding topless-related protein 4-like, which produces MVKLWDMDNVNLLTSTDADGGLPASPSIRFNKEGILLAVSTNDNGIKILANSDGIRLLRTVDASRAASVAVVKASAIGTFGSSNITVGTGIGDRAAPVPAMVGLINGILSLQNVESTSIKHNRRACDCCKNRTY; this is translated from the exons ATGGTTAAATTATGGGACATGGACAATGTTAACCTTTTGACAAGTACAGATGCAGATGGTGGACTGCCG GCTTCTCCTTCTATTAGATTTAACAAAGAAGGAATACTGTTAGCTGTCTCAACAAATGACAATGGTATTAAAATCCTAGCAAATTCAGATGGAATTAGGTTGCTGAGAACAGTGGATGCTTCCAGAGCTGCTTCTGTGGCTGTTGTGAAG GCCTCAGCAATAGGAACATTTGGATCGTCTAACATTACTGTTGGAACAGGCATTGGAGATCGAGCAGCTCCAGTGCCAGCCATGGTTGGACTG ATCAACGGCATCCTTTCGCTACAAAATGTTGAATCAACTAGCATAAAGCACAACAGAAGAGCATGTGACTGCTGCAAGAACAGAACATATTGA